Proteins encoded in a region of the Gulosibacter sediminis genome:
- a CDS encoding CsbD family protein yields the protein MGFADDARNKGEELLGKGKEGVGAATDNKDLENEGKADQASANIKQGLENVKDGISEGIDKLRGK from the coding sequence ATGGGATTCGCTGATGACGCCCGCAACAAGGGCGAAGAACTTCTTGGCAAGGGCAAGGAAGGCGTCGGCGCCGCGACCGACAACAAGGACCTCGAGAACGAGGGCAAAGCCGACCAGGCCTCGGCCAACATCAAGCAGGGCCTCGAGAATGTCAAGGACGGCATCTCGGAAGGCATCGATAAGCTTCGCGGCAAGTAA
- a CDS encoding S-(hydroxymethyl)mycothiol dehydrogenase, with protein MQQVQGVIARAKDAPVELVTINVPDPAPGEAVVRVQACGVCHTDLHYVRGGIGNDYPYLLGHEAAGIVEAVGEGVTNVAPGDYVVLNWRAVCGECRACKRGQPWYCFDTSNATQKMTLEDGTELSPALGIGAFIEKTLVAAGQCTKVDPAARPAAAGLLGCGIMAGIGAAINTGAVQRGESVAVIGCGGVGAAAIVGAKLAGATKIIAVDVDDRKLDKAKELGATHTVNSREVDAVEAIRAATDTFGADVVIEAVGRPETYEQAFYARDLAGRVVLVGVPNPEMELKLPLAEVFGRGGALKSSWYGDCLPERDFPMLTDLYLQDRLPLDAFVSEEIGINDIDAAFEKMHRGEVLRSVVILEEAQQ; from the coding sequence ATGCAGCAAGTACAGGGCGTCATCGCCCGGGCGAAGGACGCGCCCGTAGAACTCGTCACGATCAATGTCCCTGACCCCGCCCCGGGCGAGGCGGTTGTACGAGTGCAGGCCTGCGGCGTGTGCCACACCGATCTCCACTACGTGCGCGGCGGCATCGGCAATGACTACCCGTACCTCCTCGGCCACGAGGCCGCGGGCATCGTCGAAGCGGTCGGCGAGGGCGTCACCAACGTGGCGCCGGGCGACTATGTCGTGCTCAATTGGCGTGCCGTGTGTGGGGAGTGCCGCGCGTGCAAGCGCGGCCAGCCCTGGTACTGCTTCGACACCTCGAACGCGACGCAGAAGATGACCCTTGAGGACGGCACGGAGCTCTCGCCCGCACTCGGCATCGGTGCCTTCATCGAGAAGACGCTCGTTGCGGCCGGCCAGTGCACCAAGGTTGACCCCGCAGCGCGCCCTGCGGCCGCAGGTCTGCTCGGCTGCGGCATCATGGCGGGCATCGGCGCCGCCATCAACACCGGCGCCGTGCAGCGTGGCGAATCGGTCGCGGTCATCGGCTGCGGGGGCGTCGGCGCCGCGGCGATCGTCGGCGCCAAGCTCGCTGGCGCGACAAAGATCATCGCGGTCGACGTTGACGACCGCAAGCTCGACAAGGCGAAGGAGCTCGGCGCGACGCACACCGTGAACTCGCGCGAGGTGGATGCGGTCGAGGCGATCCGCGCGGCGACTGACACCTTCGGCGCGGATGTGGTGATCGAGGCGGTTGGTCGACCCGAGACCTACGAGCAGGCGTTCTACGCCCGCGACCTCGCGGGCCGCGTCGTGCTCGTGGGCGTGCCCAATCCCGAGATGGAACTCAAGCTGCCACTCGCCGAGGTATTCGGCCGTGGCGGCGCGCTGAAGTCGAGCTGGTACGGCGACTGCCTGCCCGAGCGCGACTTCCCAATGCTCACCGACCTCTACTTGCAGGACCGCCTGCCGCTCGACGCGTTCGTCTCTGAGGAAATCGGCATCAACGACATTGACGCCGCGTTTGAGAAGATGCACCGCGGCGAAGTGCTCCGCAGCGTCGTGATTCTCGAGGAGGCGCAGCAGTGA
- a CDS encoding MBL fold metallo-hydrolase yields MTARIDHGVISGTFSLDGETFDVDNNVWVLGDDKECLVIDAPHDVDEILKVVGDREVRAIVCTHAHDDHVRVAPELAERTGARILLNPDDLQLWRLTHPERSPDGELHDGDTLEIAGTTIRVLSTPGHAPGAVCLAVPELGVVFTGDTLFQGGPGATGRSFSDRGTLEQSIREKLFPLGDEVVVKTGHGDDTTIGAERARDWV; encoded by the coding sequence GTGACCGCACGCATCGACCACGGCGTCATCAGCGGCACCTTCTCGCTCGACGGCGAGACCTTCGACGTTGACAACAACGTCTGGGTGCTCGGCGACGACAAGGAGTGCCTCGTCATCGACGCTCCCCACGACGTCGACGAGATCCTCAAGGTCGTCGGCGATCGCGAGGTGCGGGCCATCGTCTGCACGCACGCGCACGATGACCACGTGCGCGTGGCGCCCGAGCTTGCCGAGCGAACTGGCGCGCGCATCCTGCTCAACCCCGACGACCTGCAGCTGTGGCGCCTGACGCACCCGGAGCGTAGCCCCGACGGTGAGTTGCACGATGGTGACACCCTCGAGATCGCCGGCACCACCATCCGCGTGCTGTCGACGCCGGGCCACGCGCCCGGCGCGGTGTGCCTCGCGGTGCCCGAACTCGGCGTCGTATTTACCGGTGACACGCTGTTTCAGGGTGGGCCGGGAGCGACCGGTCGCAGCTTCAGTGACCGAGGCACCCTCGAGCAGTCGATTCGCGAGAAGCTCTTCCCGCTCGGCGACGAGGTAGTCGTGAAGACCGGCCACGGCGACGACACCACGATCGGCGCGGAGCGCGCCCGCGACTGGGTCTAA
- a CDS encoding thiamine pyrophosphate-dependent enzyme, whose translation MNQLVERKSAGHQIVESLEAHGVKRVYVVPGESYLDVLDGLHGSSIDTIVCRHEGGAAYMAEADGKLGDLPGVAMVTRGPGAANAHVGLHTAWQDSTAMVLFVGLIPFEHREKEAFQEFDPKRWFASGAKRVMVLDHPARASEVVAEAMFSASSGRPGPVVVGLPEDVITELVDTPIHPTIPVALGGMTVDDWKSLRTALLESEKPLFVTGGNDWTVQSTEALTTWLEEHSLPAAAEWRTEGTVPFDSPSYVGPLGYGRPNFSADLLDETDLIVFVGTVPGDVITSGFTSRQNWNQRNFIVTIDPSLRGRSGPISHQIVAKPHSFVRDLVRMDLPEKDSWREWTQRLRAKQQTWSAAPSSTPTDGKATMETLMGNLVERLPEDAMVTFGAGEHTNWAHRYFPTRGYASMISARNGSMGYSVPSAVSAALNFPGRIVVTIAGDGEFLMNGQELATAAQYGATPLVIVMDNGEYGTIRTHQEAHYPGRISGTQLKNPDFAKFAESFGGVGIRVETDAEVPAAVERALETVQAGETFALIHLIVDQRQKAF comes from the coding sequence ATGAACCAGCTAGTCGAGCGCAAATCGGCCGGTCATCAGATCGTCGAGTCGCTCGAGGCGCACGGTGTGAAGCGCGTGTATGTGGTGCCGGGTGAAAGCTATCTCGACGTGCTCGATGGCCTCCACGGCTCATCGATCGACACGATCGTCTGCCGCCACGAGGGCGGCGCGGCCTACATGGCCGAAGCCGACGGCAAGCTCGGCGATCTGCCTGGCGTGGCCATGGTGACCCGCGGCCCCGGTGCCGCCAACGCCCACGTCGGACTGCACACCGCGTGGCAGGACTCGACCGCGATGGTGCTGTTCGTTGGCCTCATTCCCTTCGAACACCGCGAAAAAGAGGCTTTCCAGGAGTTCGACCCGAAGCGCTGGTTCGCCTCGGGCGCGAAACGCGTCATGGTGCTCGACCACCCGGCCCGCGCGAGCGAGGTTGTCGCCGAAGCAATGTTCTCGGCTTCCTCCGGTCGCCCCGGCCCCGTCGTCGTCGGCCTGCCCGAGGACGTCATCACCGAGCTCGTCGACACGCCGATTCACCCGACGATTCCCGTCGCCCTTGGCGGCATGACGGTCGACGACTGGAAGTCGCTGCGCACGGCGCTGCTCGAGTCGGAAAAGCCGCTGTTCGTCACCGGTGGTAACGACTGGACTGTCCAGTCGACCGAGGCCCTCACCACCTGGCTCGAGGAGCACTCGCTCCCGGCGGCGGCGGAGTGGCGCACAGAAGGCACGGTGCCCTTCGACTCGCCGTCGTACGTCGGGCCCCTCGGCTACGGTCGCCCGAACTTCTCGGCCGACCTCCTCGACGAGACCGACCTCATTGTCTTCGTCGGCACAGTCCCCGGCGACGTCATCACGAGCGGCTTCACTTCGCGCCAGAACTGGAACCAGCGCAACTTCATCGTGACGATCGACCCGTCACTGCGCGGTCGCAGTGGCCCGATCTCACATCAGATCGTCGCGAAGCCGCACAGCTTCGTGCGCGACCTCGTGCGCATGGACCTGCCCGAGAAGGACTCGTGGCGCGAATGGACGCAGCGCCTGCGTGCGAAGCAGCAGACCTGGTCGGCCGCGCCCAGCTCGACGCCAACCGACGGCAAGGCGACCATGGAGACCCTCATGGGCAACCTGGTTGAGCGCCTGCCCGAGGATGCCATGGTCACCTTCGGCGCCGGCGAGCACACCAACTGGGCACACCGCTACTTCCCCACTCGTGGATACGCGTCAATGATCTCGGCTCGCAACGGCTCGATGGGCTACTCGGTGCCCTCGGCCGTGAGCGCTGCGCTGAACTTCCCCGGCCGCATCGTCGTGACGATCGCGGGCGACGGAGAGTTCCTCATGAACGGGCAGGAACTCGCGACTGCTGCGCAGTACGGCGCGACGCCGCTCGTCATTGTCATGGACAACGGCGAGTACGGCACGATTCGCACTCACCAGGAGGCGCACTACCCGGGTCGTATCTCGGGCACCCAGCTGAAGAACCCCGACTTCGCGAAGTTCGCTGAGTCGTTCGGCGGAGTGGGCATCCGTGTTGAGACCGATGCCGAGGTGCCCGCCGCGGTCGAACGCGCCCTCGAGACGGTGCAGGCCGGCGAGACCTTCGCACTGATTCACCTCATCGTCGACCAGCGACAGAAGGCGTTCTAG
- a CDS encoding MarR family winged helix-turn-helix transcriptional regulator: protein MRKHAHLTLTEYYALAMLSDAPAHRIQTKQLAVFTSTTLSRLSRVISGLEDEGLLRRVPNENDGRATDIELTDAGAARLIESAPAHVNFVREVVFAPQGRDGIGELRRSMDAILNELDPEQELHRDPLELQPGCSGGNPEEATT from the coding sequence ATGCGCAAGCACGCGCACCTCACCCTCACCGAGTATTACGCACTCGCGATGCTTTCGGATGCGCCGGCGCACCGCATCCAAACCAAACAGCTCGCGGTGTTCACGAGCACGACACTCTCACGCCTCTCTCGGGTGATTTCGGGCCTCGAGGACGAGGGTCTGCTTCGCCGCGTGCCGAACGAGAATGACGGCCGGGCGACCGACATCGAACTCACCGACGCTGGGGCGGCGCGCCTCATCGAATCGGCGCCTGCCCACGTGAATTTCGTGCGTGAGGTGGTATTTGCCCCGCAGGGGCGTGACGGCATCGGCGAGTTGCGCCGCTCGATGGATGCGATCCTCAACGAGCTCGACCCCGAGCAGGAGCTGCATCGAGACCCCCTCGAGCTGCAGCCGGGATGCTCTGGTGGCAACCCCGAGGAGGCCACGACTTAG